The Anabaena sp. PCC 7108 region TTATAGATATCTGTCAAAGTGATATTGACACTTTATCACGGACACTTTATACCCAGCCTAGCCTATATGTGATTGAAAGTATTATTGCTGATATCTTGCGAGAAAAAGGACAGCAACCAGACTTAGTTGCTGGTCACAGTTTAGGCGAATATATAGCCTTGTATGTAGCTGGTGTTTTTGAATGGTCAGCGGGATTGCATTTAGTAAAGCGTCGATCTGAACTAATGGATAGTGCTGCTGGTGGCATGATGGCTGCATTAATGAACTTTGACCGAGAAGAGTTAGAAAAAGTCCTTATTGCAACACCTGATGTAGTTTTGGCAAATGATAACAGTCCTGCTCAAGTTGTAATTTCTGGAACTCCTGAAGCTGTCCAGGTTGTTATGTCTCAAGTTAAAGCCAAACGGGCTATCCCCTTAAAAGTTTCGGGAGCATTTCATTCACATTTAGTAAAAGCAGCAGCAACAGAATTTCAAGAAGTTCTACAATCAGTTGTTTTTCAATCCGCAACTGTCCCAGTTTTATCTAATGTAGACCCAGTTCCAGCAGTGGAAGCTGAGATTTTAAAACAGCGTCTTTCTCAACAAATGACGGGTGCAGTTCGGTGGCGAGAAATTGCTTTACAATTACCAGAAAATGGCATTGAAAAAGTTGTGGAAATTGGTCCCGGTAACGTATTAACTGGTTTAATTAAACGGACTGTACCTGGATTAAATTTAGAAAACATTCGTAATGCGGCTGATTTATCTGCATAGATGATTTCATAAATTAATTCAAACTTAAATCAATCATTATATAGCTAAACTTAGCAACATAAAAGAGTTGATGTTGTCTGTGCTGCTGTGTAAAGATTTGTTTGGTGAATTAATTCCTAATTTATCTCCAGTAGTTTTTTCATAGTAAATAGTGATACTCAACATTCTTGGATTTCTAACATCAAACCTGATATGTTTATAGATTTACCACACAAACAAATTTGTATAGAATGTGATGACAATACAAGGGATAAACCAGGTAAAATTGCTGATTATATACTTAAGAAGTTGAATACATATCCGAATCTACTTGATACCCTTATCAAAACCTAGAATCGACCTGAACTTATTCCCAGTCTCTAACTGAGAATGAGATAAACGAGATAACGATATACTTTACACCCCTTAAAATCACCCAAAACCTGGTGTAATAACCCTACAAACAAAAATCAAAATATTCATGAATACACTTGAACAAAAAACTTGGATGACGCAAGCTGATTATGCTAAAAAACTGCGTCCTTTATTACCACCAGAAGCATTCTTACCTGATAAAAATAAACTCTGGATTCTGTTAATTAATCTAGCAATCATGATTCTAGGTTGGGGAATTGCAAATTACCTTGATGAATGGAATTGGTATTTGCTCTGGCTCTATTTACCATTAACATTGGTGATGGCAAATAGTGTTGTTGTTCTCCTTTTTAGCACCCACGATTTGCTACATAGCCGCACAATTAAGAACCCTTGGTTAAGACAAATAATTAGTTTACTGGGATTTACAATGTTATGGATGCCCCCAACTTTATGGAAAGCAGTACATAATCGAGAACATCACAATAAAACCAATTCTTTAGAAGATCCAGATCGCAATTATTTAGACAGCCAACCTAAAACTTGGGGTAAATGGATTCAGAATGCTTTTGTACCGTCGGCTGAAGTAAATCCTATTTTATTGTTTATAGGTATGGGTCATGCTTGGGGTATTCACGCATTTCGTAATATTACCTCAGTTTTATTATTCAACAATGGTAAAGCTGAATATCCTGTAGTAGCTTTTACAGTTAGTGGTAAGGAACGACGGGCAATTGCTCTAGAATTGTTAATGATCATCGGTATCCATGCCAGCATCTTAACTTACTTAGAATTCCATCCAATCAAACTTCTTCTTGGCTACTTCTTACCAATTTGGATAGGCTATGCAGTTCTGATATTTTATATCTATACGAATCATATGTTATGTCCAATGACAAGTGTAAATGATGTCCTGATTAATAGTCTTTCTATTCGAGTTCCTAAACTATTCGATCTACTACATTTAAACTTTTCTTATCACACAGAACATCACATTTTTCCTGGCATAAATTCAGATTACGCGCCAATGGTACAAAAATTATTACAAACACATTATCCTGAACGGTTCAATTTGTTAAATGCTGGCAAAGTATGGAAATTGATGCTACAAACCCCTCGTCATTACAAAGATAACAACACCTTCACAGACTGGTCTGGAAAAAAATCCGTGGAATGCCTAAGCCCAGGCACAAATCATCTGACTGAGCAGAGTAATCCTCTATGATGCGCTTGGCTGATAAAATTTGAAGAAGTTGACATAAAACTGGTATGTGTGTCAATTTTAGAGTAAAAATAGTACCATAACCATCCTTACTGGAATAACTTCGGGTTATGAAAAAAGCTGTCTACTGGATAATGGGTGAAAGGGCAGGAAGAACTATAGTTGGGACTTGGAACTGGTTATGGGGAATGCCTGTAGAGTCAGGTGGTAAAGTAGCTGTAGCAGTTGCTGAAGAATCTCTACAGTCCATGCAAGAAGCCGTTCAGAAACTAGCTCAAGCTGTTGCGGCTCAAGAAGGTGCTTATAAAACCGCCAAGCGCAAATATGAGGCAAAAATTACAGAATCCAAAACTCTAGAGCAACAAGCCATGATTGCTCAACGTAGTGGTAATGAAGAAGCAGCGCGAATGTCCATGAGTAAGGCCATTCAAACGGAGCAAATCTTGCCGAAACTGGAGGAAATGGTTAAACAGGCGGAAATGGCTGTAAAGGCTTCTAAAGATAAACTCAACCGTGAGCGCATGAAGCTAGAAAACTACAAAGCCGATATGCAAAATATGAAAGATATGTCAGAGGTGAATGAAGCCCTGGCTATGATTGCTAAGGTCAATAATGAATTTGATATTGGTTCGGCTAAAAGTGACTTTGAAAAAGCTAAAGGTGCAGTTGAACGTCGGAATCTCAAGACAGAGGCTTTAGCAGAATTATCTGAAAATCCAGCAGAAAAGCTACAGGCCGAAATTGAAAATATGACATTAGACGATGAAGTTGCCCGTCGTTTGCAAAGGTTACAAGATTCTACACCCAAACAAATATCAGAATAAGTAGAAATTTATGAGTCAGAGAAGCGGACCACCTCCTATTGTTTTTATCTTGCTGTTTTTGGGGCTTTTGGGTGGTGGTTACTGGTGGTTTTTCATGCGTAAGCCGGCTTCAACCCCTACATCTGTAGGTGGTAATACAATAACCACTACAGTAGCTTTCCCGCTACCAACAACAGTAGCCAGCGGTACTACCGTAAAAATAGACGGTTCTACCAGTATGGTGACAATTAACCAAAATCTCAAAAATGGTTTTGAGAAACAGTTTCCAGGTACAACAGTAGAAGCAATTGGGAACGGGACAGATAGAGGAATTCAGGATCTTTTAGCTGGTAGAGTTGATATTGCCGCAGCCTCCAGACCATTGACAGCACAAGAGCAAGGTCAGGGATTAAAGGCTGTTACTGTAACACAAGATGCGATCGCTATCATCGTTGGTAAAGCAAATCCTTTTAACCAAGGATTAACCAGTAGTCAAATTGCAGATATATTTCAGGGAAAAATTAATAATTGGTCAGCAGTGGGTGGTTCACCTGCGACTATCCGGGTCATTAACCGACCAGTAATTAGTGGCACACATCAAACATTTAAAGAATTGGTGCTAAAAGGCGCTAATTTTGGGACTACGCCTAACATTACTACACTACAACGAGATGCCACAACTCCCTTAATTCAAGCTTTGGGAATTGATGGTATTGGCTATGCGACCTTTGCACAAGTGGCAAATCAGCAAACGGTGCGAGTCGTAGTAGTTGATGGTTTGACTCCAGATACAAGTAGTTATCCCTACCAGCGTCCACTGTATTATGTCTATAAAGACCCTGCTAATGTAGGAGTGCAAGCATTTCTAGGCTATGCAACTTCACCCCCAGGACAACAAGCTCTAGCATTAGGAAATTGATGTAGAAGAGATAATTTGTTGGAAAAATGGGAGTTAGGATGTGGAAATTAGAGGTGAAAATGTTTCTTGACTTCTTCTTTAACGTTCTGACTCCTAATTTTTGTATTCTGTTTTATTTTTGAATTGTTTATTTATATAATCTTCCGTGACTAGAACTCGTGAACCATTAATTAGTCTGGCACTTTACCACGCATTTAAGTGGTCAGTGGTTAGTCCCTTGCTGCATACTTACTTTCGGGTCAAGATTTATGGAGTAGAAAATGTCCCCCAAACCGGAAAAGTGCTAGTAGTCAGTAATCATGCTAGTTACTTTGACCCACCAATTGTTTCTAGTTGTGTACGTCGTCCCGTCGCGTACATGGCTAAAGAAGAATTATTTAAAGTCCCTGTTTTAGCACAAGCAATTAAATTATACGGTGCTTACCCGGTTAGTCGGGGAAGTGCCGATCGCACCGCCATCCGTTCTGCTTTAGAATGTCTTGATAATGGTTGGGCTGTAGGTGTTTTTTTAGAAGGGACTCGTACTCCAGATGGTCGGATTACTGACCCCAAAAGAGGTGCAGCACTACTAGCCGCAAAGGCGAAAGTACCTTTTTTACCAGTAAGTTTATGGGGTACTGGCAAAATTTTACAACCTGGTTCATCCTTTCCTCGTTCCGTTGCCATTACTGTCAGAATTGGCAAATTAATTGATGCCCCTAGTTCCACTAATAAACAAGAATTGGAGGCATTGACACAAAAATGTGCATCTGTAATTAATGAAATGCATGATTTAGGAAGATAGTTCCAATTTTAGATTTATGAAGCTGTATAGAATAATTCAACGCGGATAAAGACAGATAAATCAATGGATTTCAGAATTATGTGCAACCTCACATAAAATTGGTATTAGGTTAAGGAAATGTAGAAATTGTAGGTTGGATTAACCGTCAGCGTTACCCAACAAAATATTTGGTAATGTTGGGTTTCTTTGATTGCTACACAACGCTAATGACTCAACCTACAAGCTCAACTATTTTTTGAGATTTAACCGATTAGTATTAACAACTTGGGTGATTTCATGTTTGGTTGATCGGGTGTTGATCCACAGCAAATTTCAGAACAAAGCCACAGAAAAAGAGAGTTTTAACCATGTTCAGAGTTCCCTGTTCTCTGTTCCCTGCTGTAAATTCTTTGCAAGACAGTAAAAGCTAAAAGCAAAATAATACTACTGGCACAGGCTATCATCACCATCAAACTCATCCCCTGCGCTCTCATTGCCAACAAGTTAAAACACAACGTAATTGACCACAATGTAAAAGCAGCATGGCGTTGAGATAATCCCCAAGCCAGTAAGCGGTGATGCAAATGGTCTTTACCAGGAGTACTCAGAGGGTTTTTTCCTGCCAAGAGTCGCCGGATAAACACCTGAGTAGTGTCTAAAACTGGCAACAGTAGAAATAAAACCGTGGGGATCAGAGCATAAACGGTATTTTGTTGAAGTTTGCCTAAAATACTAGTTGCTGCTAGTACATAACCAAAAAAATAGGCTCCAGCATCACCCATGATAATACGTGACGGATGGAAATTATGGCGCAAAAAGCCCAATGCTGCTCCTGCCAAAGCAGCCAAAACTAAGGTAGCCGCCGCCCGATTATTAAATTGGGCAGAAACAGCTAACAAACTCATAGCAGTAATAAAGCTAATTCCTCCTGCCAAACCATCCATGCCATCCATCAAGTTAATAGCATTGGTAATACCTACAACCCACAAAATAGTCAACGCCATCGACAGTAGCGAATCAATAGGAGTACCAAACATCACTTTGATGCTGATACCATTGGCAACCAGCAACAGTGCTGTTGTAATTTGCGCCCACAAACGGACAGAAGGGGGTAAGCCAAATTGGTCATCAATAAAGCCCACAAGGACTAATATCGAACCTCCTAACAGAATCGTTAAAACTTGAGCTAATACGCCTTGGAGTTCAATAGGACGTAAAAGGCTGGCTAGTACCAAAGCGGCAATTACACCAGCATAGATAGCCAAACCTCCTGCATTAGGTAAAGGTTCTCGATTGAGTCGCCGGGCGTTAGGTTGGTCTGCCCAACCCACCCGCAAAGCAAATTTGCGTATAATTGGCATTAAACGCCACGTTACCAGCCAAGCCAAGATAAAAGTAAAAACTACCGCCAACCAGCCGGTGCCGCTAGGGTCAGCAATACCAAGGGACTTCAGGGAGTTATCTAGGTTCATCTCCCAATTCCACCATTACTGCCAGTATCTAAAATGAGCATTAACCCTAATATTAATCAATTTTTTATTTGTATCTGTTAAATTCAGTAGCTGAGGCACTTAGCACTCTTTGCCTGTGAGTGCTAAATTGTCTAATGGAAGCGCTAGAGAAATAAAACATGGCCAAGATTATTGCATTTAATGAAGAATCACGACGGTCTTTAGAAAAGGGTATTAACGCCTTGGCTGACGCGGTGAAAATCACCTTGGGGCCAAAAGGTCGTAATGTCCTTTTAGAAAAAAAATTTGGTATACCTCAAATTGTCAACGATGGTATCACTGTTGCCAAAGAAATTGAACTAGAAGATCCTCTGGAAAATACCGGAGCTAGACTAATTCAAGAAGTAGCCTCCAAAACCAAAGATATTGCTGGAGATGGCACTACTACTGCCACGGTTTTAGCACAGGCTATCATTAAGGAAGGGTTAAAGAACGTTGCCGCCGGCACAAACCCCATTAGCTTAAAACGAGGAATTGATAAAACCGTTGAATTGCTAGTGGCAGAAATTGCCAAAATAGCCAAGCCAGTAGAAGGTAGTGCGATCGCTCAAGTTGCTACTGTTTCTGCTGGTAATGACGAAGAAGTTGGCAATATGCTGGCTCTAGCAATGGAAAAAGTCACCAAAGATGGTGTCATCACCGTTGAAGAATCCAAATCCCTCACAACTGAACTAGAAGTAGTCGAAGGGATGCAAGTTGACCGGGGTTACATTTCCCCCTACTTCATCACCAACAACGAACGGATGACGGTGGAATTTGAAAACGCCCGCATTTTGATTACCGACAAAAAAATCAGCAGCATTCAGGATTTAGTACCTGTATTAGAAAAAGTTGCCCGTGCAGGTCAAGCTTTGCTGATCATTGCCGAAGATGTGGATGGAGACGCTTTGGCCACTTTAGTTGTCAACAAAGCACGGGGTGTGCTGACGGTTGCAGCAATTAAAGCCCCTGGATTTGGTGAACGCCGCAAAGCTTTATTACAGGATATCGCCATTCTCACAGATGGACAGATGATTTCTGAAGAAATCGGTTTAAGTCTGGACACCGCTACTTTAGAAATGTTGGGTACTGCCCGCCAAATCATCATTGACAAAGAAAACACTACTATTGTCGCTGGTAGCACCACTAAGCCAGAAATCCAACAGCGAATTGCTCAAATTCGCAAGCAGTTAGAAGAAACTGATTCTGACTACGACACAGAAAAATTGCAAGAACGCATCGCTAAACTAGCTGGTGGTGTGGCAGTTATCAAGGTGGGTGCAGCTACAGAAACCGAACTCAAAGACCGTAAACTGCGGATTGAAGATGCACTCAACGCTACTAAAGCCGCAGTCGAAGAGGGTATTGTCCCTGGTGGTGGCACTACTCTGATTTATCTGGCTTCCAAAATAGAAGCAATTAAAAACAGCCTCGACCCCGAAGAAAGGATTGGCGCTGAGATTGTCGAAAGAGCGCTAGAAGCTCCCTTACGTCAAATTGCAGACAATGCTGGTGTTGAAGGTTCCGTGATTGTTGCCAAAGTGCGAGAAACTGATATTAACATCGGCTATAACGCTGCTACAGACGAATTTGAAGATTTAATTGTCGCAGGTATTATCGATCCTGCTAAAGTTGTCCGTTCAGCTTTACAAAACGCCGCTTCTATTGCTGGGATGGTTTTAACTACCGAAGCAATCATCGTTGAGAAGCCTGAGAAGCAAGCTGCCGCTGCCCCTGATGCTGGTATGGGTGGCATGGGCGGTATGGGCGGTATGGGCGGCATGGGCGGCATGGGTATGTTCTAATCACCCCTTCCCCAAATAATTAATTTTTAATTTTTTTCTACAGTTTGTCTTAACAAAAAGACAAACTGTTTTTTATACCATTCAGGAATGTTGGAGAAACTTATAAATGTTATTATATCGGCTGTAATACCCAAATTTCTGACGATTCAGTGACAAAAGCGGCTTGATTCAATGGTATTAGGTAAAAGTTCATGATTAAAAAAATTCGCCGTACTCCTAAATTCTTAACTAAAGAATATACCAAAGAACACCATCATCAACCAGGAACTCTGCCTGGCACGATCATCATTGATGAAAATGCTGACCAGCCAATTATTTTTATAATTGACTATAACCAAACTAACTTTATCCGTGAACAAATCATTAACCCTGAAGATTGCTTTAATTATTTGGATACAGAATCTGTTTCTTGGGTAGATGTACAAGGCTTAGGTAATAGAGATGTTTTAGAACGCTTGGGTAAAGTTTTTGATTTACATCCTCTAGTTTTAGAAGATGTGGTCAATATGACAGAACGTCCGAAAATTGAGGATTATGAAGACCAATTGCTGATTATTGCTCGTATGGTAGTCCCAAAGGAACGGGGCTATGGTTTCTATAGTGAACAAGTAAGTTTAGTATTGGGAAAATATTATTTACTCACAGTTCAGGAGGAAGCAGAACATGATTGTCTAGAAGGAGTGAGAGTGCGAATTGACAAAAATAAAGGTATTATCCGCAAACAAGGAGCCGATTATTTAGCTTATTCTTTATTAGATGCCATTATTGATGGTTTTTTTCCTGTTTTAGAACTTTATGGAGAACAAATTGAAGAGCTAGAGCAGGAAGTAATTATTAAACCTACCCCAAAAACATTAAGAAAAATTTATCAAATTAGAAGAGAACTACTGCAATTACGTCGGGCAATTTGGCCACAAAGAGATGCAATTAATTCTTTAATTAGAGATGGTAGTGAACTAATTAGTGATGAAGTGAGAATTTATTTGCGCGACTGTTATGATCATACGGTGCAAGTGATGGATATGGTGGAAACTTACCGAGAACTAGCTTCTGGATTAATGGATGTCTATCTTTCCGCAGTTAGCAACAAAATGAATGAAATTATGAAATTACTAACGGTGGTTTCATCAATTTTTATTCCCTTAACTTTTGTGGCTGGAATATATGGCATGAATTTTAATACTGAAAAATCACCATATAATATGCCTGAACTCAATTGGTATTGGGGCTATCCACTCTGCTTGGCATTTATGGCAATTGTTGCTGGTGGATTAATATTCTTTTTTTGGCAGCGGGGTTGGCTAAATAATTCAGTAGATATTAAGCATGATTAAAAATACCAAAGTTTTAATAAATAAAGTAATCTAGTAATCGAAAAATTTTTAGAGGGAGTTGATCAGAAAATTTATGGCAGTACAAAGTGGCGACCAAAATCTGATTGTTTTAACAATTTATATCCTTGGGGTATATTCCACATTCAATCGCATGATTGAATCCATTGATGATATGGTGATGCTAAGTTTTCAGAAAGATATTGTCGATGAACAATTAAAAGAACAAAATCTGCAAGATACAGTGGGTATTTCTTTTAAAACAAGTAATTATGGTTTAGATAAGATAGAAACTGATCTAACAGAGTTATCAATGAGTATT contains the following coding sequences:
- a CDS encoding fatty acid desaturase; the encoded protein is MNTLEQKTWMTQADYAKKLRPLLPPEAFLPDKNKLWILLINLAIMILGWGIANYLDEWNWYLLWLYLPLTLVMANSVVVLLFSTHDLLHSRTIKNPWLRQIISLLGFTMLWMPPTLWKAVHNREHHNKTNSLEDPDRNYLDSQPKTWGKWIQNAFVPSAEVNPILLFIGMGHAWGIHAFRNITSVLLFNNGKAEYPVVAFTVSGKERRAIALELLMIIGIHASILTYLEFHPIKLLLGYFLPIWIGYAVLIFYIYTNHMLCPMTSVNDVLINSLSIRVPKLFDLLHLNFSYHTEHHIFPGINSDYAPMVQKLLQTHYPERFNLLNAGKVWKLMLQTPRHYKDNNTFTDWSGKKSVECLSPGTNHLTEQSNPL
- the fabD gene encoding ACP S-malonyltransferase translates to MTKTAWVFPGQGSQALGMGIDLLNLPSAKEKFIQAEAILGWSVIDICQSDIDTLSRTLYTQPSLYVIESIIADILREKGQQPDLVAGHSLGEYIALYVAGVFEWSAGLHLVKRRSELMDSAAGGMMAALMNFDREELEKVLIATPDVVLANDNSPAQVVISGTPEAVQVVMSQVKAKRAIPLKVSGAFHSHLVKAAATEFQEVLQSVVFQSATVPVLSNVDPVPAVEAEILKQRLSQQMTGAVRWREIALQLPENGIEKVVEIGPGNVLTGLIKRTVPGLNLENIRNAADLSA
- the groL gene encoding chaperonin GroEL (60 kDa chaperone family; promotes refolding of misfolded polypeptides especially under stressful conditions; forms two stacked rings of heptamers to form a barrel-shaped 14mer; ends can be capped by GroES; misfolded proteins enter the barrel where they are refolded when GroES binds), which produces MAKIIAFNEESRRSLEKGINALADAVKITLGPKGRNVLLEKKFGIPQIVNDGITVAKEIELEDPLENTGARLIQEVASKTKDIAGDGTTTATVLAQAIIKEGLKNVAAGTNPISLKRGIDKTVELLVAEIAKIAKPVEGSAIAQVATVSAGNDEEVGNMLALAMEKVTKDGVITVEESKSLTTELEVVEGMQVDRGYISPYFITNNERMTVEFENARILITDKKISSIQDLVPVLEKVARAGQALLIIAEDVDGDALATLVVNKARGVLTVAAIKAPGFGERRKALLQDIAILTDGQMISEEIGLSLDTATLEMLGTARQIIIDKENTTIVAGSTTKPEIQQRIAQIRKQLEETDSDYDTEKLQERIAKLAGGVAVIKVGAATETELKDRKLRIEDALNATKAAVEEGIVPGGGTTLIYLASKIEAIKNSLDPEERIGAEIVERALEAPLRQIADNAGVEGSVIVAKVRETDINIGYNAATDEFEDLIVAGIIDPAKVVRSALQNAASIAGMVLTTEAIIVEKPEKQAAAAPDAGMGGMGGMGGMGGMGGMGMF
- a CDS encoding phosphate ABC transporter substrate-binding protein, coding for MSQRSGPPPIVFILLFLGLLGGGYWWFFMRKPASTPTSVGGNTITTTVAFPLPTTVASGTTVKIDGSTSMVTINQNLKNGFEKQFPGTTVEAIGNGTDRGIQDLLAGRVDIAAASRPLTAQEQGQGLKAVTVTQDAIAIIVGKANPFNQGLTSSQIADIFQGKINNWSAVGGSPATIRVINRPVISGTHQTFKELVLKGANFGTTPNITTLQRDATTPLIQALGIDGIGYATFAQVANQQTVRVVVVDGLTPDTSSYPYQRPLYYVYKDPANVGVQAFLGYATSPPGQQALALGN
- a CDS encoding 1-acyl-sn-glycerol-3-phosphate acyltransferase; its protein translation is MTRTREPLISLALYHAFKWSVVSPLLHTYFRVKIYGVENVPQTGKVLVVSNHASYFDPPIVSSCVRRPVAYMAKEELFKVPVLAQAIKLYGAYPVSRGSADRTAIRSALECLDNGWAVGVFLEGTRTPDGRITDPKRGAALLAAKAKVPFLPVSLWGTGKILQPGSSFPRSVAITVRIGKLIDAPSSTNKQELEALTQKCASVINEMHDLGR
- a CDS encoding PspA/IM30 family protein, with amino-acid sequence MKKAVYWIMGERAGRTIVGTWNWLWGMPVESGGKVAVAVAEESLQSMQEAVQKLAQAVAAQEGAYKTAKRKYEAKITESKTLEQQAMIAQRSGNEEAARMSMSKAIQTEQILPKLEEMVKQAEMAVKASKDKLNRERMKLENYKADMQNMKDMSEVNEALAMIAKVNNEFDIGSAKSDFEKAKGAVERRNLKTEALAELSENPAEKLQAEIENMTLDDEVARRLQRLQDSTPKQISE
- a CDS encoding MraY family glycosyltransferase, producing the protein MNLDNSLKSLGIADPSGTGWLAVVFTFILAWLVTWRLMPIIRKFALRVGWADQPNARRLNREPLPNAGGLAIYAGVIAALVLASLLRPIELQGVLAQVLTILLGGSILVLVGFIDDQFGLPPSVRLWAQITTALLLVANGISIKVMFGTPIDSLLSMALTILWVVGITNAINLMDGMDGLAGGISFITAMSLLAVSAQFNNRAAATLVLAALAGAALGFLRHNFHPSRIIMGDAGAYFFGYVLAATSILGKLQQNTVYALIPTVLFLLLPVLDTTQVFIRRLLAGKNPLSTPGKDHLHHRLLAWGLSQRHAAFTLWSITLCFNLLAMRAQGMSLMVMIACASSIILLLAFTVLQRIYSREQRTGNSEHG
- the corA gene encoding magnesium/cobalt transporter CorA; its protein translation is MIKKIRRTPKFLTKEYTKEHHHQPGTLPGTIIIDENADQPIIFIIDYNQTNFIREQIINPEDCFNYLDTESVSWVDVQGLGNRDVLERLGKVFDLHPLVLEDVVNMTERPKIEDYEDQLLIIARMVVPKERGYGFYSEQVSLVLGKYYLLTVQEEAEHDCLEGVRVRIDKNKGIIRKQGADYLAYSLLDAIIDGFFPVLELYGEQIEELEQEVIIKPTPKTLRKIYQIRRELLQLRRAIWPQRDAINSLIRDGSELISDEVRIYLRDCYDHTVQVMDMVETYRELASGLMDVYLSAVSNKMNEIMKLLTVVSSIFIPLTFVAGIYGMNFNTEKSPYNMPELNWYWGYPLCLAFMAIVAGGLIFFFWQRGWLNNSVDIKHD